Proteins found in one Leptospira saintgironsiae genomic segment:
- a CDS encoding histidine kinase dimerization/phosphoacceptor domain -containing protein, giving the protein MLTKPKILVVEDEIIVAVNLGQKLKKLGYDLVGITSSGEEAIQKAEENHPDLVLMDINIEGNLDGIQTAELLRNRFQTPVIYLTAYADENTLNRAKRTQPLGYIVKPFESDQLRSSIEVALYKNELEHRNRKNEESLKSTLNQMESGIITTDENGLVLFCNPVAEKIAGLSYAESIGLSLTKILKLEDSNFSSYTLPLSDVLSSNQTIEKNGIFAVDSIGNKTSVSIQISPILNTEGKSSGSITVLRLGESDNTNQSYLKEIHHRIKNNLTVISSLLSMNASNLKDQETLDIFKDSQHRIQAVALLHEVLYENHDLSSISFDLYVRKLTDLLFEVYKVDRSKFKLVLDIQTPKIPSEMGMNCALIINELLTNSFKHGFKGRESGSILIRFSLNDERYFLEVKDDGVGLSEDILAQTRNSGSLGLSLVDSFVKLLRGKLSLENENGCKVTLSFPVKHET; this is encoded by the coding sequence ATGCTCACAAAACCTAAGATCCTAGTTGTAGAAGATGAGATCATAGTCGCAGTTAACTTGGGCCAGAAACTTAAAAAATTAGGTTACGATCTAGTGGGCATCACTTCCTCCGGAGAGGAGGCCATCCAAAAGGCAGAAGAGAATCATCCCGATCTGGTCCTAATGGATATCAATATAGAAGGGAATCTGGACGGGATCCAAACTGCAGAACTTCTCCGAAACAGATTCCAAACTCCCGTTATTTATCTTACAGCATACGCGGACGAGAACACTCTTAATAGAGCCAAAAGGACCCAGCCTCTCGGTTATATAGTCAAACCATTCGAGTCAGACCAACTTCGCTCTTCTATCGAAGTTGCTTTGTATAAAAATGAGCTGGAACATAGAAACCGCAAAAACGAAGAATCCTTAAAATCCACTCTGAACCAAATGGAGTCAGGAATTATCACCACAGACGAAAACGGCTTGGTATTATTCTGTAATCCAGTGGCAGAAAAGATCGCTGGTCTTAGTTATGCAGAATCTATAGGACTTTCCTTAACAAAGATCCTAAAATTAGAAGATTCAAATTTTTCTTCTTATACTCTTCCACTTTCGGATGTATTGTCTTCTAACCAAACGATTGAGAAAAATGGAATATTCGCTGTCGATAGTATTGGAAATAAAACTTCAGTTTCTATCCAGATCTCCCCTATCTTAAATACAGAAGGAAAATCCAGTGGCTCGATCACTGTTCTTCGTTTGGGAGAATCGGATAATACCAATCAATCTTATCTGAAAGAGATCCATCATAGGATCAAAAACAATTTAACTGTTATTTCTTCCCTGCTAAGCATGAACGCTTCCAACCTAAAAGACCAGGAAACCTTGGATATTTTCAAGGACAGTCAGCATAGGATACAAGCAGTGGCACTTCTGCACGAAGTGCTTTATGAAAATCATGATCTATCTTCCATCAGTTTTGATCTGTATGTTCGTAAACTTACTGACCTTCTATTCGAAGTATATAAAGTAGATCGTTCTAAGTTCAAACTAGTGTTGGATATCCAAACTCCAAAGATCCCAAGCGAGATGGGAATGAACTGTGCATTGATCATTAACGAACTTTTAACCAACTCATTCAAACATGGATTCAAAGGTAGAGAAAGTGGTTCTATATTGATCCGTTTTAGTTTGAATGACGAACGATATTTCTTAGAAGTCAAAGATGATGGAGTCGGTCTGTCTGAGGATATATTGGCCCAAACACGCAATTCAGGCTCTTTAGGACTTTCTTTGGTAGATTCTTTCGTAAAACTTCTAAGGGGAAAGCTAAGTTTAGAGAACGAAAACGGCTGTAAGGTCACCTTAAGCTTCCCGGTAAAACACGAGACCTAA
- a CDS encoding tetratricopeptide repeat protein, with translation MGFRELIISAIHRERQREFTKAFNLYKESLNFTQNPKTVVKVKNRQAWCQYYIGNTRETLNLFQELQDRFSTHPESRLYYANYLIKVHNFKSAKKILTTAIEIFPDQLELYLTLASLLKDTDRSNEAIQVLKQALSQEKLSRGRGIKRKDIWSELGYLYYQRGDYNSALASLKTAMRMDEEETFLHYDMIAQCYLKVSDHKNALKFIDLYIKYFGESDADILVVKARAHAQLQESHLACASLLQAYSMENGLKLSAEDMVDFGPLLQTGFFDTLENVEIDEA, from the coding sequence GTGGGTTTTAGGGAACTGATCATAAGCGCCATCCATCGGGAAAGGCAGAGAGAATTTACTAAGGCGTTTAACCTATACAAGGAATCCCTGAATTTTACCCAAAATCCCAAAACTGTAGTGAAGGTGAAAAACCGTCAGGCCTGGTGCCAATATTATATTGGAAATACCAGAGAAACTCTGAATCTTTTTCAGGAATTACAGGATCGCTTTTCCACTCATCCGGAAAGCAGACTATATTATGCGAATTATCTCATTAAGGTTCACAATTTTAAATCTGCTAAAAAGATTCTCACCACAGCAATTGAGATATTTCCAGACCAGTTAGAATTATACCTAACTCTTGCGAGTTTATTAAAAGATACAGATAGATCCAACGAGGCAATCCAAGTATTAAAGCAGGCCTTATCCCAGGAAAAACTTTCCAGAGGAAGAGGTATCAAACGAAAAGATATTTGGTCGGAGCTTGGATATTTGTATTATCAGAGAGGAGATTATAACTCGGCCTTAGCTTCCTTAAAAACTGCCATGCGAATGGACGAAGAAGAAACATTCCTGCATTATGATATGATCGCTCAGTGTTATCTGAAAGTTTCGGATCATAAAAACGCACTTAAGTTTATAGATTTATACATCAAATATTTTGGAGAATCGGACGCGGACATACTCGTTGTAAAAGCGAGGGCCCACGCCCAGTTGCAAGAAAGCCACTTGGCCTGTGCATCTTTGCTACAGGCCTACTCCATGGAAAATGGTCTTAAACTTTCCGCAGAAGATATGGTAGATTTCGGTCCACTTCTGCAGACCGGATTTTTTGATACATTAGAGAATGTTGAAATAGACGAGGCCTAA
- a CDS encoding FecR family protein, with the protein MKILSVLFLLSLISVLFSCGKKEADINKAVITFVVGNVTLERGSEKSKADIGKEIQNGDVLVTDEGATATIAFGENTSLLEVQSGSRFRFDDIKSDKKFFQEKGRSWLLSNKLAKGEGLSLGTPTTTAGVRGTKFYTTVVEDVTLICHCQGKVELENSSDHSKMIPTSDYLTVTKGTKTIVIDKDDLLKIGIPYVHNHSEMDNSPLGEKNNMKLEDFLKIQDLAKKKLEAK; encoded by the coding sequence ATGAAAATATTATCAGTTCTATTTCTTCTAAGTTTAATAAGTGTTTTGTTTTCTTGCGGCAAAAAGGAAGCAGATATAAATAAAGCAGTAATCACATTTGTTGTTGGGAATGTTACCTTGGAAAGAGGTTCCGAAAAATCCAAGGCAGATATTGGTAAAGAGATCCAAAATGGTGATGTATTGGTTACTGACGAAGGTGCCACTGCAACCATCGCATTTGGAGAGAATACTTCCTTGTTGGAGGTCCAATCCGGTTCCAGATTCCGCTTCGATGATATCAAATCAGACAAAAAGTTTTTCCAAGAGAAGGGAAGATCCTGGCTTCTCTCCAATAAACTCGCAAAAGGTGAGGGATTAAGTTTAGGAACTCCAACAACCACTGCGGGTGTAAGAGGGACCAAGTTTTATACAACTGTAGTAGAGGATGTGACTCTTATCTGCCATTGCCAAGGTAAAGTAGAGTTAGAAAATTCTTCAGACCATTCTAAGATGATCCCTACATCCGATTATCTCACTGTTACAAAAGGAACAAAAACAATTGTGATCGACAAGGATGACCTATTGAAAATTGGAATACCTTATGTTCATAATCATAGTGAAATGGATAATTCTCCGCTCGGAGAAAAAAATAATATGAAGTTAGAGGATTTCTTGAAGATCCAAGATCTTGCAAAGAAAAAATTAGAGGCGAAGTGA
- a CDS encoding DUF1330 domain-containing protein, with protein MKYYSVAELNITSARWIPAYVRNVTKMVEKFGGRYLSRTTNMEKIEGERKLPQLFLIIEWPSREAMQTFFHSEEYKPYLESRLKGSNGEFVLVPGEDVNQLANVPE; from the coding sequence ATATTACCAGCGCTCGTTGGATCCCAGCATATGTTCGTAACGTAACCAAGATGGTGGAAAAATTCGGAGGAAGATATCTTTCTAGAACCACAAATATGGAGAAAATAGAAGGGGAGAGAAAACTTCCTCAACTATTCTTGATCATTGAATGGCCTTCAAGAGAAGCAATGCAGACTTTCTTTCATTCGGAAGAATACAAACCGTATTTAGAAAGTAGGCTAAAAGGTTCCAATGGAGAGTTCGTTTTGGTTCCTGGAGAGGACGTGAACCAGCTTGCGAATGTTCCTGAATGA
- a CDS encoding crotonase/enoyl-CoA hydratase family protein — MKTNFEFFEIVEREDGVAIVFLNRPDKRNAMNWSFWRDLPDVVHEINSNQKIRSFVVAARGKSFSTGLDLDSFFQEFGSVVQGTYGDDRKKFYELILRMQKGINAVYDSPKPSVAAVQKHCIGGGLDLISACDIRYATYDASISLREAKVAIVADMGSINRLPSIIGQGNTRELAYTGKDIDGEEALRMGLVSKLFKDQDQLLEGAIATASEIAANPRIVVEGTKEVMNYSEGKPLAVGLNYVAVWNSSFMDSRDFREAMKAFKDRKRPEYNKN, encoded by the coding sequence ATGAAGACAAACTTTGAATTCTTTGAAATCGTCGAGAGAGAAGACGGAGTAGCTATCGTCTTCTTAAACCGTCCCGACAAAAGAAACGCGATGAACTGGAGTTTCTGGAGAGACCTTCCCGATGTCGTACACGAAATTAACTCCAATCAAAAAATCAGATCCTTCGTAGTTGCAGCAAGAGGCAAATCATTCTCAACAGGTTTGGACCTGGACTCATTCTTCCAAGAATTTGGATCTGTAGTACAAGGTACATATGGAGATGATCGTAAAAAATTCTACGAGCTGATCCTAAGAATGCAGAAAGGGATCAACGCAGTTTATGATTCTCCTAAACCTTCTGTTGCCGCAGTCCAAAAACATTGTATTGGTGGTGGACTTGATCTCATCTCTGCCTGTGATATTCGTTATGCAACTTATGATGCAAGCATCTCTTTAAGAGAAGCAAAAGTAGCCATCGTAGCCGACATGGGCTCTATCAACAGGCTCCCTTCTATCATTGGCCAAGGAAACACAAGAGAACTCGCCTACACTGGAAAGGACATTGACGGAGAAGAAGCTCTCAGAATGGGACTTGTCTCTAAATTGTTCAAAGACCAGGATCAACTTTTGGAAGGTGCAATAGCAACCGCTTCCGAGATCGCAGCAAATCCAAGAATAGTGGTAGAAGGTACTAAGGAAGTAATGAACTACTCCGAAGGAAAACCTTTAGCTGTTGGTTTGAACTATGTCGCGGTTTGGAATTCCAGCTTTATGGATTCCAGAGATTTTAGAGAAGCGATGAAAGCCTTTAAAGACAGAAAAAGGCCTGAATATAATAAAAACTAA